The Rhabdothermincola sediminis genomic interval CATTGTTCGCGGGTTTGCCATCCGGCCCGATCCGTGAGGTGCCTGGCAGCAGCTCGAGGTGCTGCCCATCGTCAGTGACCCGGGCCGGGACGACGCAGAGGCCGGCCTGTGCGTTCACCCGATAGGCGAGGCGACGGTCGTGGCCTTGGAAGACGCCGAACCGCGAGTTGGTCACCGCTTCGTAGGCGGCGCGTAGCATGCCTTTGACCGAGGTGGGCGACAGGTAGGGACGGTCTGCGGGATCGCGCCGCACCGGGAGGATCTGGTGGTCGTTGGGCAACGTCCGCTTGTTCACGGCGTCGGGGATGAGCAGCGGGGTGACGGTCGTGAGCCGCACCGCGATCCGGCCGGTCCAGCCGTCGGGGTGGAGCCGGTGATGGCCCCATGGGATCCGGTCACCGAGCTCGGTGCCGTTGGCCTGGGTGCGTGGGGGAGCGGGCACGAACGTGTACGGGTTGACGAAGTGGTCGTGGGCCTGCCCTGCGGCACCGGCGTTGCCGGCCGGCTGTGCCTGCTGCCGGTTCTGCTGTGGGCGCGGCTCGCCGCGGGGCCGTGTGTCCCTCGCCCTTCCGCTGCTCGGTCTCCCATTCCTGTTGGTCGCGAGCTCGCAGCTGACCTCGACCCCGTCGAGGGAGGCAGGGTCGTGATCCCAAGCTTCGCGCAAATTGTGATCAAGCGATGCCAGGTCGACGTTGAAATCCCGCGGTGCCTCCTCGACGTGGACCTTGAGAGTGGGCTCTCCGGTGGCACCGTGTTTGGCGACCACCAGTTTCCCGTCGAACGTTCGCACGTCAGACCACCTCCCAGCCGGTGAGCAGCTCATCGAGGATCGTGGCGTTGCCGTGGCCGTCCTGGCCGATGGCCTCGACCGTCGTGAGCCGTAGGTACGCGCCCTGCTCGATTCCCTCGAGGTGTCCGACGGGGACGTCGAGGGTGCCGACCTGGGAAGCGTGCAGTCGGACCCAGTCACCGCCGTGGGATTCGACCGTTCCCCAGAGCAGGTAGCCACCCCCGGTGATCGTCGCGTGCACCAGTGGCCCCGGGTCGGATGGCTCTGGATCGGATGCCCCTGGATCGGGTTGCCCGAGCCGGACGAGGACGGCGTCACCGCCACCGGGGGTGGCACGCCAGCGCAGCTCCGCGGCCGCGTTGCGGTCACCTGTGGTGAACGCTCGGGCCTCGTAGGCGGTGTCAAGGTCCAAGCCGGCCGTGTCCGGTCGCCCTTGGATCTCTCCCGTGGCGTCCACGGTGAGCACGGAGAACGATCGCGGGGTCGACACCAGGACCGACCCCGGGCCGGCCTCGCGAGCGAACCAACGCAGGCCGCCGGCGAGTCCGGTTGCTTCGCACTCGTGTCGAAGCACCAGCGGCGGGTTGTGAGGCACCAACTCCAGCGTGCGGTTCGTCTCAGCCATCCTGGGCTGCCTCCACGGTTGGATCGAAGGGGGCGACCGCAGCCTTCCAGCCATCTGCCAGGTTCTCGCTCGCGGCGGCGAGCACCTCGCTGAGCTGGCCGGACGGGAGTGACGCGAAGCCGGCCGGTACCTCGATGCTGACCGTCCTGACCTGGATCGCCCCCAGGCCCCGGTTCGTGCCGAAGCCGAACGGCACCCACCCCTCTGCGAGATCACGCAGAACGACCAGCAGCAGGCAGATGGCTGCTTCGCGCACGGCATCGGGCAGTCGGGCGAGGTCGAGTCGGATCCGCACCGGCTCCCATTCGAGCGCGTGCGGCTCCAGCACGCTGAACAACAGGCCTTCCGCGGCACCACCGGTCCAGCGGTCCACGGCGACGTGGAACGCAGGCTGCAGGCCTGAAAGGCCGAGCGCGCTCAAGGCGGTACGCAGTCGGTCGAGCTCGTCGCCGCCGCTTTTCTGCTTGGCGGCGCCGATGACGGCGTTCCAGGCGTCGGCGGGGAAGCGTTCTTTTGAGAAGCAGTCGTCGACCGACAGGGCACCCCGCCCGGGTTGCGGCTCGTCGCTTGTGTGGGAGTTCGAGCGAGGTCCGCTTGGCTCGACCGGGGCGCTGCCGAAGAGCCACCGAACCAGCTCGAGGGCCGGGTCGGCGAGCTGATCGAGGAACCGGCGGGTGGACGGTGCGCCACCCTGCCCCGGAGCCGAGACGTCGACGCCGCGCAAGGTTCGCACGATCAGCTCGGCCCGGCTGCGTAACGCCCCTTTGATGCTGGATCCGGGCAGCAGGAACCCCAGCTGGGCCTCCTTTGTGGTCGGGTCGTGTCCGGTGATGCCGGTCAGTGGGAGCGTGTCGACGGCCAGGCCGTCGAAGCCGGCTTTGACCATGAGTGGGCCGTCCGGGGCCCAGTGGACCGTGATGGTGATCTCGTCGCCGCCGGCGGTCGTGGCCCTCACTCGTAGTTCGTCGGTGACATCGGCACCGCCTCGGACAGCCTCGATCGTGCGGCTGCGATCACGGAAGGAAAGGCGCTGGGCGTGGAAGCTTTCGCGAGTGGCGCAAACCCGCCCGAGGCCCCGTGTGCCCGCCGCGCCGACGGTGATCGTCCCGTGCCCGACGAGCAGCCCGGTGAGGAGCCCGATCACCGTGTCGATGTCCGTGGCGGTGGTTCCGTCGGGAAGCTCGGCCGGTCGATCGACGGTGACGTGCACCTCGAAGGTGCTGCCCCGGGGGATCACCTGCCGCACGTACTTCACGTGCGCGGCGGCCGTGCCGGTGAACCGGTCGATGCCGATGCCGTCGCGCAGCTCCAGCGGCGCCGACGAGCACACCACGGCGTCGTCGACCACGACCAGGCTTGCCGCGGTGTCCTCTGAGCGGTTCTCGGGGGTGCCACCCCAGATCCGCTCGATTGCGTCGCGCTGTTTCGCGTCGGTGCCGGCGGCGCGCACGCAGGCGCTGCGCAAGATCCCGGCCAGGCTGGTGCCCGGGATGTACGGGCGCTCTCGGCCGTCGAGCGCCACGGTGAGGTCCACCTCGGGGTCGCCGGGGACGCCGCCGACGTGCAGGGCGGTGAGAGCCTCGAAGGTGGCCGACAGCCGGAGCCGCTCGGTGACGGGGCGTGCCATCTCAGTCCTGCCTCCCCTGCTCGGCCGCGCGCAGGTGCGCCCGAACGGCGGTGCTGAGCAGGACGCGCAGCGCGAACGGCCTCAGTTCCTTCCGCCGGTCGCTGGCTGTACTTGGGGTCAGGCACAGCTCGTCGTCGGGCAGATGCGGCTCGAGCAGCTCCCATACGGTGTCTTGGTCGGACAGCAGGCGCTCCAACTCGTCGAGTGCCTCGTTCGGCCACTTGGAGGCGCGGTTCTTGACGCCGCGCAGGTGCTCGACCCAGGCCTGCGCCCGCTCGATGCCGCGGGGTGCTTCGAATCCGCCGAGCAGCTGGCGGAGCCCACCGAGTTGGCTCGCCGGGGGAGCCTGTCGGGCCGCATCCCAACCCAACGCCTCCGTTCGACGTTGCGGGTCGGCAGCCAGCGTGGTCGCGGCGCGCACGATGGCCGCCTTCCACGCTGCCCGCTCGAGCACGTCGACGAAGGCCCGGTCGCCAGGGTCGGTGATGGTGTCGGACGCCGGTGGGGCGGCAGTGTGATCGGTGATGGCTCCTCTGCTGCTCGCCGCGGTGCTGGCCGAGGCGAGCAGCGGATCGTTGAAGCGGACTTGGCCGAACCCCTCGGCGGTGCGCAGGCCGATCCCGGCCGCTTCGAGCTCGTCGAGCCGGTTGCCGTCGACAGGGCCCTCGAGCTCGAACACGGCTACCGAACCCGCTCTCATGCCGATGAGCCCGGGGCGGGGCAGCCTCCAACCGGCGTGCCACGACTCGCGCCGGGACGTCTCGACGGCTGCGCTGATCATCCCGTCGGGCGCCACCGGGGCTCGGCGCAGGCCACGGCCCAGCGCCGCCTCCAAGGTGGTCTCGAGCCGGTCGAGCGTCGGGTCCGGGCGGTGCCGCTCATCGACGAGCAGGGCATCGGAGCACAACCAGACCGTGAGTCGGTCGCCTTGGCCGTAGGTGTGTTCGGCGTGCTGGTCGACGGAGGTGACTTCGCCGATCGTGACTTCACCCAACCCGTAGTCGTCCTTCTTCGAGCGCCCGAGCTCGACCCGTTTCGGTAGCAGGGCACTGGGGCCACCGGCCTTTTCGATCCTCGCAGCGAGGCTTCCCCGCATCCGGATCGCACCGGTGAAGCGGGTGCCCGCAGGGAGCGCCTCGTAGGTGAACACGCCGCCGACGTCAGAGGTGGGACGTTGGCGTGCATCGTCGATCGTGGCGTGCGTCGCCGCGCTGCGTTGCGGGGCACTGATCGTCGGCTCGCTGCCTGTGGCTCCAATGGCCACCACCCCGGACCGCAGTACTTTGAGCTGTACCCCATCGGGGGGTGTCTGGCACAGGCGGTTGTAGAGGCGCCCGTCGCCGGTCTTGGCCCGGGCAAACACCAGCGGCACCGGGAACGATGGGGAGCCGTCAGGGCTCGGCACGAGGTCGGTGACGACGAGTTCCCCGGCCCGAAGGTGGGGGGCCAGGTCGATGCCGCGGGTGGCGAGCGATCGGCCGAGCGCGCCCAGCAGGGCGGTCCCAGGCACGACATCGAGCGAGAGGGCCACGTTCCCCCGCACCCGGTCGGGGACGAGGATCGGTGTCAGGGCTTCGATGCTGACCGGGAAGGTGACCCAGCCCCCGGCGGTGCTCGCTTCGGACGATGCTGTGGCCCCCGAAGGCTCCGCCCCGCCGGCGGTGCCCGCGGAACCGGTCGGTGCGGGCGCGGGTGCTTCGTCCGGGTCCGGCACCGACGGCGCTTCGGCGCCGGCGAGCCGGTCGAGCCACTGCTGGGGATCCTCGGCGCCCACGATCTGCAGGGTGCAGCGCCCGGCGCCCCGGCGCCGGTTTCCCCCCAGTCGCTCGACCAGCAGCGCTCCGGCCACGAGCAGCGCTTCCGCAACCTCGACGAGACCGGGATCGAGTGGTTGACCCGACCGTCCGAGGCGGGCCTCGGCCCACAGGACTGCACCGAGGCGGACCTGCTCCTCGAAACGCAGGTGGTCGTCCATCGCCCGCCCACTGGCCGGATCGATGCGAACCCCCGGCTTGACGAAGGTCAGTTCCTGAGCCACCCGAGGATGGGCCACGAGCGCGGCCCGCAGCGCTTCGGCGAGGCGTGCCGGCCGTACCGACAGGGCCGCTGGCACCGGTCGGCGGTCCCCGCGGGCCGGCTCGGTGCCGAACAGCCAGGACACCAGGCGGTGCCATCCACCGGCGGTGTTGCCGTCGTCGAGACCGAACGCGACCTGCTCGCAGGCGTCCCGCCAAATACCGGTGAGCGTCTTGGCTGGCACCCACGGCAACCCGTCCGCGTCCCGGCGTACCAGGCGGTCCACGTCGCCGGGTCGCCCGGTCCCGGAGCCGACGTGCCAGTCGCTCGTGAAGGTGACCTTGAGCCGGAGATCCGGCCCCAGCGTTGGTGGTGCTGCGCCGTTCGGTGGTGGTGTCACGGCGCTCGTCACGGGGAGCTTCCTGCGGTCGGAGTGGGGGTCTGACCGGTCGCAGTGTTGCTGCGTGGGTCGAGGAACGCCTCCACCTCGATCGCGTCGAGGAACGAGGTTCGATGAATGGATGTCCCTGGCGAACCATCGTCAGGTGCTTCGCAGAACAGGCGGCCAGAGCCATCCGGATCCCGAGCATCCGCCAGGTCGCCGGCTGTCGGGTAGCGGCCGCACAGGAGCGCGAACCGGTGTTCCGCTTCGGCCCGGCCGAGGAACAGCCCGCCGCGCAGGTCGTGGGTCTGGCTTCGGGGAACGAGCCTTCGCCCCTGATCATCACGGGCCTGCAGCGCCGTGACCCGGTCTTCGAGGACCTCCCATCCCCGTCCCTTGAACCACTTCCCGGCAGGGCGTGCGGAAGGCTCGGTGACCACATACGGACGGGTGTACAACCGGGTCGAGCCGTTGTCGACGACCATCCGCTCCCGGATGGTGCCCAAGTCGATCGCGCCGACGTCGTACAGGACGTGGAAGTCGATCGCCGAGCACGACTGAGGCGTCAACTTGTCGGGGTTGGTCGGTGCGTACTGCTTGACCACCTTCGCCGAAGCGGTAAGCGCTTCGGTCAGGTCGTAGGCCGCCGAGAACGGGTAGTGCGGCTTGACGATGGCGACCCCCGCGCAGGCCCCGAGATGCTCAGAGCCCGAGGCCGCCACCGCCACCTTCCTGAGCACTTCGTCGTCTCCGGAACACTTCTCGAAGGCTCGCAGGTAGGCGACGGCCAGTTCGAGTGCTCGTCGCCCGTCGCAGAGCACGGTGAGGTCGTCACCCCCGATCACGATCGGCACGACGGAGGCTGCCGCGTCATCGCCAAGGGTCGTGACCGCTTGCCGCAGGGCACTGATCCCTAGCTTGTTGAGCCCGAGTGAGAACGTCCGGAGTGCGTTCACATAGGCACGGTTGCGGTCGGCAACGGACACGTCGCCATTCGGCAGCAACTCCGCTTGCGTTGCAATTCGGTCGAACGCTCCGAGGACCGCCCCGATCCCGTTGCCGTCGGCGTGGATCACCCCGAGCCAGTCGAGCCGGTCGTAGGCCGCCTCCAGCTCTGCAAGTGTCTTCGCGACCTTGGCGCCGACCTGGGCGCTCATACGTGCCCGTCCATCTTCTGCCGCCGCTCTCGTCGCCGCGATCGCAGCCGCGCGCGGTGCCGGGGTGCCCGTCGGGTCGAAACGGTCGAGCTCGGTGGCCGGGAGTCCGCTCGTCGCGCACCGGGCGCCGATGGGAACCCCTGGAAACCGCAAGTGGGGACCACCACTGCCGACGCGCACACTCCCGAAGTCGTGGTGCACCCGGGTGACTCCCTCATGAATTGGGGTGGTCGACCAGTCGAAGGGTTCCGAGATCACGCCGCACACGTCGAGGCCCGGGGCTTCGACCATCGCCCGA includes:
- the csx19 gene encoding type III-D CRISPR-associated protein Csx19, with product MAETNRTLELVPHNPPLVLRHECEATGLAGGLRWFAREAGPGSVLVSTPRSFSVLTVDATGEIQGRPDTAGLDLDTAYEARAFTTGDRNAAAELRWRATPGGGDAVLVRLGQPDPGASDPEPSDPGPLVHATITGGGYLLWGTVESHGGDWVRLHASQVGTLDVPVGHLEGIEQGAYLRLTTVEAIGQDGHGNATILDELLTGWEVV
- a CDS encoding RAMP superfamily CRISPR-associated protein, producing the protein MARPVTERLRLSATFEALTALHVGGVPGDPEVDLTVALDGRERPYIPGTSLAGILRSACVRAAGTDAKQRDAIERIWGGTPENRSEDTAASLVVVDDAVVCSSAPLELRDGIGIDRFTGTAAAHVKYVRQVIPRGSTFEVHVTVDRPAELPDGTTATDIDTVIGLLTGLLVGHGTITVGAAGTRGLGRVCATRESFHAQRLSFRDRSRTIEAVRGGADVTDELRVRATTAGGDEITITVHWAPDGPLMVKAGFDGLAVDTLPLTGITGHDPTTKEAQLGFLLPGSSIKGALRSRAELIVRTLRGVDVSAPGQGGAPSTRRFLDQLADPALELVRWLFGSAPVEPSGPRSNSHTSDEPQPGRGALSVDDCFSKERFPADAWNAVIGAAKQKSGGDELDRLRTALSALGLSGLQPAFHVAVDRWTGGAAEGLLFSVLEPHALEWEPVRIRLDLARLPDAVREAAICLLLVVLRDLAEGWVPFGFGTNRGLGAIQVRTVSIEVPAGFASLPSGQLSEVLAAASENLADGWKAAVAPFDPTVEAAQDG
- a CDS encoding RAMP superfamily CRISPR-associated protein yields the protein MTSAVTPPPNGAAPPTLGPDLRLKVTFTSDWHVGSGTGRPGDVDRLVRRDADGLPWVPAKTLTGIWRDACEQVAFGLDDGNTAGGWHRLVSWLFGTEPARGDRRPVPAALSVRPARLAEALRAALVAHPRVAQELTFVKPGVRIDPASGRAMDDHLRFEEQVRLGAVLWAEARLGRSGQPLDPGLVEVAEALLVAGALLVERLGGNRRRGAGRCTLQIVGAEDPQQWLDRLAGAEAPSVPDPDEAPAPAPTGSAGTAGGAEPSGATASSEASTAGGWVTFPVSIEALTPILVPDRVRGNVALSLDVVPGTALLGALGRSLATRGIDLAPHLRAGELVVTDLVPSPDGSPSFPVPLVFARAKTGDGRLYNRLCQTPPDGVQLKVLRSGVVAIGATGSEPTISAPQRSAATHATIDDARQRPTSDVGGVFTYEALPAGTRFTGAIRMRGSLAARIEKAGGPSALLPKRVELGRSKKDDYGLGEVTIGEVTSVDQHAEHTYGQGDRLTVWLCSDALLVDERHRPDPTLDRLETTLEAALGRGLRRAPVAPDGMISAAVETSRRESWHAGWRLPRPGLIGMRAGSVAVFELEGPVDGNRLDELEAAGIGLRTAEGFGQVRFNDPLLASASTAASSRGAITDHTAAPPASDTITDPGDRAFVDVLERAAWKAAIVRAATTLAADPQRRTEALGWDAARQAPPASQLGGLRQLLGGFEAPRGIERAQAWVEHLRGVKNRASKWPNEALDELERLLSDQDTVWELLEPHLPDDELCLTPSTASDRRKELRPFALRVLLSTAVRAHLRAAEQGRQD
- a CDS encoding Cas10/Cmr2 second palm domain-containing protein is translated as MHLVLFETSGNQRYIFDTNKLRENLGASELTARAGTTWVLEAVCGLTRKTAPAPDDVGEFLQDRERNPPIESGSAVEVVVAASGKAMLLTQKRDDAERLVWQVTSRAMVEAPGLDVCGVISEPFDWSTTPIHEGVTRVHHDFGSVRVGSGGPHLRFPGVPIGARCATSGLPATELDRFDPTGTPAPRAAAIAATRAAAEDGRARMSAQVGAKVAKTLAELEAAYDRLDWLGVIHADGNGIGAVLGAFDRIATQAELLPNGDVSVADRNRAYVNALRTFSLGLNKLGISALRQAVTTLGDDAAASVVPIVIGGDDLTVLCDGRRALELAVAYLRAFEKCSGDDEVLRKVAVAASGSEHLGACAGVAIVKPHYPFSAAYDLTEALTASAKVVKQYAPTNPDKLTPQSCSAIDFHVLYDVGAIDLGTIRERMVVDNGSTRLYTRPYVVTEPSARPAGKWFKGRGWEVLEDRVTALQARDDQGRRLVPRSQTHDLRGGLFLGRAEAEHRFALLCGRYPTAGDLADARDPDGSGRLFCEAPDDGSPGTSIHRTSFLDAIEVEAFLDPRSNTATGQTPTPTAGSSP